In one window of Episyrphus balteatus chromosome 3, idEpiBalt1.1, whole genome shotgun sequence DNA:
- the LOC129914426 gene encoding coiled-coil domain-containing protein 124, with amino-acid sequence MPKKMGLNSKAVEARERKQAIKKEAMTKAEKEAEDRLWQDDDKTLAKKKQRKEEEDRKRAEAAKRKAEAKALLDEEMSSIRTQGKQSMSKVNRLQIQEEIEKRNKNVELINAPKIPAKVVVPEPILEENLNRAMADTVVATNVDQALAALRIEGEEKHPEKRMRAAYKAFEAVNLPIIKAENPSLRLSQWKQMLMKEWNKSPDNPFNQRD; translated from the exons ATGCCAAAGAAAATGGGTCTAAACTCCAAAGCCGTCGAAGCACGCGAACGTAAACAAGCCATCAAAAAAGAAGCCATGACCAAAGCCGAAAAAGAAGCTGAAGATCGTCTATGGCAAGATGACGATAAGACTTTAGCCAAAAAGAAGCAACGCAAAGAAGAGGAAGATCGCAAACGTGCTGAAGCCGCGAAGCGAAAGGCCGAAGCCAAGGCTTTGTTAGACGAAGAAATGTCTTCCATCCGAACGCAAGGCAAACAATCAATGAGCAAAGTCAATCGATTGCAAATCCAAGAGGAAATcgaaaaacgaaacaaaaatgtCGAACTTATCAATGCTCCCAAAATACCTGCGAAAGTTGTTGTCCCCGAACCGATTCTGGAGGAGAATCTTAACAGAGCAATGGCGGACACTGTTGTGGCGACGAATGTTGATCAAGCTTTGGCTGCTTTGAG AATCGAAGGTGAAGAAAAACATCCAGAGAAACGTATGCGAGCTGCCTATAAAGCTTTTGAAGCTGTTAACCTGCCAATTATTAAAGCTGAGAATCCTTCACTGCGTTTGTCTCAATGGAAGCAAATGTTGATGAAAGAATGGAATAAATCGCCAGATAATCCATTTAATCAACGAGACTAA
- the LOC129914197 gene encoding pre-mRNA-splicing factor 18, whose protein sequence is MDILKAEIARKRKLLEDKQVMGEKKYYRRGDLNAKNTEEILQKIGYKAAELENKTDASQEGNSNIHKNVSETNILPRAEVIRRLRERGEPIFLFGESEIESFQRLRYCEISQPETNRGFRNDFQEALEQVDQAYLNEMFANAPTAKVEKQTDEAEIDDSVSWESIHEMAKTMGRGNKEHDMDVIITLLTFLLKLWNDQITSYSAQEKQSTKVKMARVIYTQTKEYVKPLFRKLKHKNLPDDILDSLRDITKHLLSRNYIHASDAYLEMAIGNAPWPIGVTMVGIHARTGREKIFSKNVAHVMNDETQRKYIQGLKRLMTKCQEYFPTDPSKCVEYVSKKDQDQN, encoded by the exons atggatATTCTAAAAGCTGAAATAGCACGAAAACGTAAACTCCTAGAAGACAAGCAAGTTATg GGTGAAAAGAAGTATTATCGTCGAGGCGATTTAAATGCCAAAAATACTGAagaaattctacaaaaaatcgGCTATAAAGCTGCCgaattagaaaataaaacagaTGCTTCACAAGAAGGAAATA GTAACATACACAAAAACGTCTCTGAGACGAACATTTTACCTCGAGCCGAAGTCATTCGTCGTCTTCGTGAACGAGGTGAGCCAATTTTCCTATTCGGCGAATCAGAAATTGAATCTTTTCAAAGATTACGTTATTGTGAAATCTCACAGCCAGAAACAAATCGTGGCTTTCGAAATGATTTCCAAGAAGCTTTGGAACAAGTCGATCAGgcttatttaaatgaaatgtttgcCAATGCTCCCACAGCCAAAGTTGAAAAGCAAACAGATGAAGCTGAGATAGATGACTCAGTTAGTTGGGAGTCTATTCATGAAATGGCTAAAACAATGGGTCGAGGGAATAAAGAACACGATATGGATGTGATTATTACTCTTCTAACTTTCCTCTTGAAACTCTGGAATGACCAAATTACATCTTATTCCGCTCAAGAAAAACAATCGACAAAAGTCAAAATGGCTAGAGTAATCTACACACAAACTAAAGAATACGTAAAACCGTTGTttcgaaaattaaaacataaaaacttgcCGGATGATATTTTGGATAGTTTGAGAGATATTACAAAACATTTGTTGTCGAGAAATTACATTCACGCGAGTGATGCGTATTTGGAAATGGCTATTGGCAATGCTCCATGGCCAATTGGAGTGACTATGGTTGGTATTCACGCGCGTACTGGGCGGGAGAAGATTTTCTCGAAGAACGTAGCGCATGTAATGAATGACGAAACACAGAGGAAGTATATTCAGGGATTGAAAAGATTGATGACCAAATGTCAGGAATATTTTCCAACAGATCCGTCAAAGTGTGTGGAATATGTGAGCAAGAAAGATCAGGATCAAAATTGA
- the LOC129914041 gene encoding uncharacterized protein LOC129914041 — translation MAKLDEKIGFIGGGNMAFAIGAGLISRGIVKASQVLVSGPHIENLQRWRDHGVTELTEDNYVVLEKSDIIFISVKPHILEPCATQLRNNHISSARDKDKLFVSVLAGVNLKSLEESFSFIQGLKMIRTMPNTSMQVGEGCTVYSPGSYVKQQDLEKVHLILNSLGIAQQVPETMIDGISGLSGCGPAFVYTIIEALADGAVKQGVPRQMALQFSAQTILGAAKTVIMTGKHPAVLRDEVCSPGGSTICGVYELEKGNLRSTLMTAVEKASQRSAELGKK, via the exons ATGGCAAAGTTAGATGAGAAAATCGGTTTCATTGGTGGTGGCAATATGGCCTTTGCCATTGGAGCTGGTCTCATTTCTCGTGGCATTGTCAAAGCTAGTCAAGTTCTAGTTTCGGGTCCGCACATTGAAAACCTTCAGCGATGGCGCGATCATGGCGTCACCGAACTCACTGAAGATAACTATGTTGTGTTAGAAAAGTCAGATAttattttcatttctgttaAACCACACATTCTTGAGCCATGCGCAACTCAACTTAGAAATAATCACATCAGCTCGGCCAGGGATAAGGACAAATTGTTTGTGTCTGTCCTGGCTGGAGTGAATCTAAAGTCTCTGGAAGAATCATTTTCTTTCATCCAGGGACTTAAGATGATTCGTACTATGCCGAATACGTCGATGCAAGTGGGGGAGGGTTGCACTGTCTACTCACCTGGATCCTATGTCAAGCAACAGGATTTGGAAAAAGTTCATTTGATATTGAACTCGCTGGGCATTGCCCAGCAGGTGCCAGAAACCATGATTGATGGTATATCTGGGTTGTCAGGGTGTGGACCAGCTTTTGTTTATACAATAATCGAAGCTCTTGCTGATGGAGCTGTGAAGCAGGGAGTTCCTCGACAAATGGCGCTGCAATTCTCAGCGCAAACAATTTTGGGTGCTGCCAAGACAGTCATTATGACTGGCAAACATCCAGCTGTGCTGAGAGATGAAGTGTGCTCTCCAGGAGGTTCTACTATCTGTGGAGTGTATGAACTTGAGAAGGGCAATTTGAG GTCAACACTGATGACTGCCGTTGAGAAAGCATCCCAACGTTCAGCTGAACTTGGgaagaaataa